A single genomic interval of Rosistilla ulvae harbors:
- the glnD gene encoding [protein-PII] uridylyltransferase codes for MLVEREKLRIQHDSGSPGPQVSAALSQLADEIVLDVYQQCLHDAKLEHLADQLVLIAHGSYGRGVLSPFSDIDLMLLHTAAAEKHINPLISQLSRDIVDVGYVLGFSARTAAETYAWAWKEIPVFTSICEARFLAGNQDHFERFFHSLRQRAMRRKNRLTNGIIAARLEEREKWGESSYLLRPNVKRSRGTLRDVQMIRWLGFANAGETDIGKLVDLGLFNEDDYRHVKRGNSFLLRLRNELHFMSGKQSQDLLDRHLQIQIADRWGYHGETGVLPVEEFMRDYFQHTGEVRYAVSHFRDTCRNRSIFGAAIDRAFSKTVDEDFKAGPYHIWIKPRALERVANSVPAVLHLMDIANQRCLRIRHQSWQAIRTAMRIRQPESPTVETTQRFLSLISQPGRLADLLRRLNELRVLEQIIPGMKHARRLLQFNQYHKFTVDAHSIRAVEAATNLIDNEDWPGDIYRAIKDKTRLHLSLLIHDLGKGFDEDHSEVGKRIAEQTADLLHMSEDDRELLGWMVHKHLLMAHTAFRHNLNDPDMLTTFASEVGTPQRLDLLVLHTIADLTAVGPGVLTDWKLNLLRELYDNTKRYFRTGELPDDPDIAVLETKNQLLTALEKAHASALSFECVKNMPPSMLRHHDADELLEELMLADKLSSADRVAVVIPRSIPDSYALEYTVIIRQDDRPIGTFSRITGALSGMGLEILRADIETVGDNLAWDRFLVNDPEAVETSDARRNAVCKAIVDYLAADEIPKPTFRRRWNRAAVKQDTGLQQLPTRVTFDNETSERSTIISLFAYDRPGLLFTIAKALANLGVVLNFAKISTHLDQVVDVFYVTELNGDKLDSPQRRQILREHLLESVQSLGQQ; via the coding sequence TTGCTCGTAGAACGCGAGAAGCTGCGGATTCAGCACGACAGTGGCTCTCCCGGACCGCAGGTCTCCGCCGCCCTGTCGCAATTAGCCGATGAGATCGTGCTGGACGTGTATCAACAGTGTCTGCACGACGCCAAGTTGGAACATCTGGCGGATCAATTGGTCTTGATCGCCCACGGCAGCTATGGCCGTGGGGTTCTGTCTCCGTTTTCCGATATCGACCTGATGTTGCTGCACACCGCGGCGGCAGAAAAGCATATCAATCCTCTGATCAGCCAGCTTTCCCGCGATATCGTCGATGTTGGTTATGTGCTCGGGTTTTCGGCTCGCACCGCTGCGGAAACTTACGCTTGGGCCTGGAAGGAGATCCCCGTCTTCACGTCGATATGTGAGGCGCGATTCCTGGCGGGGAACCAAGACCACTTCGAGCGTTTCTTTCATTCCTTGCGGCAGCGTGCGATGCGGCGCAAGAACCGGCTGACCAACGGGATCATCGCGGCCCGATTGGAGGAGCGAGAAAAGTGGGGCGAATCATCTTATCTGTTGCGTCCCAACGTGAAACGGTCGCGGGGGACGTTGCGCGATGTGCAGATGATTCGCTGGCTGGGGTTCGCAAACGCGGGCGAGACCGACATCGGAAAACTTGTCGACCTGGGGCTCTTCAACGAAGATGATTATCGCCATGTGAAACGGGGCAATTCGTTTCTGCTGCGGCTTCGCAACGAGCTGCATTTCATGTCGGGCAAACAGAGTCAAGATCTCTTGGATCGGCACTTGCAAATTCAAATCGCCGACCGCTGGGGCTACCACGGTGAAACCGGGGTGCTGCCGGTCGAAGAGTTCATGCGAGACTACTTTCAGCATACCGGTGAAGTGCGGTATGCCGTGTCGCACTTTCGCGACACCTGCCGCAACCGATCGATCTTTGGTGCCGCAATCGATCGGGCATTTTCCAAGACTGTCGATGAAGACTTCAAAGCCGGGCCGTATCACATTTGGATCAAGCCGCGGGCGTTGGAACGCGTCGCGAACAGCGTTCCCGCAGTGCTGCATCTGATGGATATCGCTAATCAACGCTGTCTGCGGATTCGACATCAATCGTGGCAAGCGATTCGAACCGCGATGCGTATCCGACAGCCGGAATCGCCCACGGTGGAGACGACGCAACGTTTCTTGTCGTTGATCAGCCAGCCTGGGCGGTTGGCCGATCTACTGCGTCGCTTGAACGAATTGCGAGTGTTGGAGCAGATCATTCCGGGGATGAAGCACGCCCGGCGGTTGTTGCAGTTCAACCAGTATCACAAGTTTACCGTCGACGCGCATTCGATTCGGGCCGTCGAAGCGGCGACGAATCTAATCGACAACGAAGATTGGCCGGGTGATATCTATCGCGCGATCAAGGATAAGACTCGACTGCATTTGAGTCTGTTGATCCACGATCTGGGCAAAGGGTTCGACGAGGACCACAGCGAAGTGGGCAAAAGGATCGCCGAACAGACGGCCGATCTGTTGCACATGTCCGAAGACGATCGCGAGCTGTTGGGGTGGATGGTTCACAAGCATTTGTTGATGGCGCACACCGCGTTTCGGCACAACCTGAACGACCCCGATATGCTGACGACGTTTGCGTCGGAAGTTGGGACACCGCAGAGATTGGATCTGTTGGTGTTGCATACAATCGCCGACCTGACGGCGGTCGGGCCTGGTGTGTTGACCGATTGGAAATTGAATCTATTGCGCGAGCTTTACGACAATACCAAACGTTACTTCCGCACCGGCGAATTGCCCGACGATCCCGATATCGCGGTGTTGGAAACGAAGAACCAATTGCTGACCGCGTTGGAAAAAGCTCACGCGTCGGCCTTGAGTTTTGAATGCGTCAAAAACATGCCCCCTTCGATGTTGCGACATCACGATGCCGACGAATTGTTGGAAGAGTTGATGTTGGCCGATAAATTGAGCAGCGCCGATCGTGTTGCCGTCGTCATCCCACGCTCGATTCCCGACAGTTATGCGTTGGAATATACGGTGATCATTCGGCAGGACGATCGCCCGATCGGTACGTTTTCGCGGATCACCGGGGCGCTCTCGGGGATGGGGTTGGAGATCTTGCGAGCCGACATCGAAACCGTCGGCGATAACCTTGCTTGGGATCGATTCCTTGTCAACGATCCCGAGGCGGTGGAAACGTCCGACGCCCGCCGCAACGCAGTCTGTAAAGCGATCGTCGATTATTTGGCCGCCGATGAAATTCCGAAACCGACTTTCCGTCGGCGTTGGAATCGTGCCGCGGTCAAGCAGGATACGGGGCTGCAGCAATTGCCGACCCGAGTGACCTTCGACAACGAAACTTCCGAACGCTCGACGATCATCTCGCTATTTGCCTACGATCGTCCAGGGCTGCTGTTCACGATCGCCAAAGCGCTCGCAAATCTCGGCGTCGTCCTGAATTTTGCGAAGATCTCGACCCATCTGGATCAGGTGGTCGACGTGTTCTATGTCACCGAACTCAATGGCGATAAGCTCGATTCGCCCCAGCGGCGACAGATTCTCCGCGAGCATTTGCTCGAATCGGTGCAGAGTTTGGGACAGCAGTAG
- a CDS encoding YqgE/AlgH family protein, producing MDYSIVGNLLVAAPALDGTLFQRSVCLLLHHDQENIIGVVLNRPLFGEVQIAQGALLAPSGKRSLHFGGPHAGPVFALHNCADLAELETAKGLYMASSQQHMQRLLTDASLPCRLIVGHVQWSVKDLQSQLSADLWRVIPATPEAVFEPDDLMWADLARKSAALHFAHLVGAKHIPPHPALN from the coding sequence ATGGATTATTCAATCGTTGGGAATTTGTTGGTCGCGGCGCCTGCGTTGGACGGAACGCTGTTCCAGCGAAGCGTCTGTCTGCTGTTGCATCACGACCAGGAGAACATCATTGGGGTGGTGCTGAATCGCCCCCTGTTTGGCGAGGTTCAGATTGCGCAAGGTGCTTTGCTGGCACCGTCGGGGAAGCGGAGCCTTCATTTCGGAGGTCCGCATGCCGGTCCGGTTTTCGCGCTCCACAATTGCGCTGATCTGGCGGAATTGGAAACTGCGAAGGGGCTCTACATGGCCTCCAGCCAGCAGCATATGCAGCGTCTGTTGACCGATGCGAGCCTTCCCTGCCGCTTGATCGTGGGGCATGTGCAGTGGTCGGTCAAAGATCTTCAGTCGCAGCTTTCGGCTGATCTTTGGCGTGTGATCCCCGCAACCCCCGAGGCGGTATTTGAGCCGGACGATTTGATGTGGGCCGATCTGGCGCGAAAATCGGCAGCCCTCCATTTCGCCCATTTGGTCGGTGCAAAGCACATTCCGCCTCATCCCGCTTTGAATTAG
- a CDS encoding cold shock domain-containing protein, translating to MNIRYDDEYIQRKRVGEIRNIDPVKNFGFISGEDFRGDVFFHMSVWESDRNMLPEIGMVVEFEINQEHLRENDSLRATVVRQTNRPYTKQLDLKADDSLTVKHHPNARKRKPVWRGKKT from the coding sequence TTGAACATCCGATACGACGACGAATACATCCAGCGAAAGCGAGTTGGAGAAATCCGCAACATCGACCCAGTGAAGAATTTTGGGTTTATCAGCGGTGAGGATTTTCGTGGCGACGTCTTCTTTCACATGTCGGTTTGGGAGAGCGATCGCAACATGCTGCCAGAGATCGGGATGGTTGTCGAATTTGAAATCAACCAGGAGCACCTGCGGGAAAACGATTCGTTGCGTGCAACCGTTGTCCGGCAGACCAACCGCCCCTACACCAAGCAATTGGACCTTAAGGCGGACGATTCTTTGACCGTCAAGCATCACCCTAACGCTAGGAAGCGGAAGCCGGTGTGGCGTGGGAAGAAGACTTAA